From a single Gammaproteobacteria bacterium genomic region:
- a CDS encoding DUF4142 domain-containing protein, with product MKHQFLLLSLLCSTLSMSPAFAETENYNNNVNVQHNAQQNANVEKNREILGWLVVLNQNEIAAAKEVATKKVNPMVQNYAHWLYKQHTQGLHDTIKTSRQLKEQPFKSEAAVSLQQEGEKVLANLKSLDNTKQFQNSYIEDMIKGHQEALNHINNVLLKNTNNPKLERLIKVTRHHVSEHLQRGIAIQKKLNSMS from the coding sequence ATGAAACATCAATTTTTGTTACTATCGCTACTCTGCTCTACTCTTTCAATGTCACCAGCTTTTGCTGAGACTGAAAATTATAATAATAACGTTAATGTGCAACATAACGCCCAACAAAATGCAAATGTTGAAAAAAATCGGGAAATCTTAGGCTGGCTTGTCGTTTTAAATCAAAATGAAATTGCAGCCGCTAAAGAAGTTGCTACCAAAAAAGTAAATCCAATGGTGCAAAATTATGCTCATTGGCTTTATAAGCAACATACACAAGGTTTACACGATACAATTAAAACAAGCCGACAATTGAAAGAACAACCTTTTAAATCTGAAGCTGCAGTTTCGCTCCAGCAAGAAGGAGAAAAAGTTTTAGCTAACTTAAAATCTTTAGATAACACTAAGCAATTTCAAAATTCTTATATCGAAGATATGATTAAAGGTCATCAAGAAGCATTAAATCATATTAATAATGTTTTATTAAAAAATACTAACAACCCAAAACTTGAAAGACTAATCAAAGTAACTCGCCATCATGTTAGTGAACATTTGCAAAGAGGCATTGCAATACAGAAAAAATTAAACTCTATGTCCTAG